In a genomic window of Rhododendron vialii isolate Sample 1 chromosome 12a, ASM3025357v1:
- the LOC131310739 gene encoding LOB domain-containing protein 22-like — protein sequence MTNPTTKANATSACAACKYQRRKCAPDCILAPYFPNDRQRQFLNAHKLFGVSNITKIIRSLDPPQKDQAMRTIVFQSDVRANDPVGGCYRIIRELQRQIEYNRAELVLVLQQLAICRAQIAAAVAQQYEITTLPHGIEDSSTVKCEAYNPMSNDRIEEPHEDEYLLHDENHIGQLQDIVAWAMQDTASSSVHDKQTNLVKECDDIKPTVFDIGDHERLDLKFDYEIENSDEDVSKDEKEIVKDEIVSFILNDDDKARLDERS from the exons ATGACCAATCCCACCACCAAGGCCAACGCCACCTCGGCCTGCGCCGCATGTAAATACCAACGGAGGAAGTGCGCCCCGGACTGCATTCTCGCCCCTTACTTCCCCAACGATCGCCAACGCCAGTTCCTCAACGCCCATAAATTGTTCGGCGTCAGCAACATCACCAAGATCATCCGTAGCCTTGACCCTCCCCAGAAAGACCAAGCCATGCGCACCATTGTCTTCCAATCGGACGTTCGCGCCAATGATCCTGTAGGCGGATGTTACAGGATCATTCGCGAACTCCAACGCCAGATTGAATACAACAGGGCCGAGCTAGTCCTGGTCCTTCAACAACTGGCCATATGTCGCGCTCAAATTGCTGCTGCTGTCGCTCAGCAATATGAAATCACGACGTTGCCTCATGGCATCGAGGATTCATCGACTGTTAAGTGCGAGGCATATAATCCGATGAGTAACGATCGTATTGAGGAACCGCATGAGGATGAATACTTGTTGCACGATGAGAATCACATCGGGCAATTGCAAGACATTGTTGCATGGGCCATGCAGGATACCGCATCGTCTTCCGTGCATGACAagcaaactaatttggttaaagAATGTGATGATATCAAGCCAACCGTTTTCGATATTGGTGATCATGAAAGACTCGATCTCAAGTTCGATTATGAAATTGAAAACAG CGACGAGGATGTCTCGAAAGACGAGAAGGAGATAGTGAAAGATGAGATTGTCTCTTTCATTTTGAATGACGACGACAAGGCCAGATTGGATGAGAGAAGCTGA